One window of the Endomicrobium proavitum genome contains the following:
- a CDS encoding Bax inhibitor-1/YccA family membrane protein, with protein MSNPLISEKVFENAERASAGMTVSGTINKSIFLLIILLAGAYFPWTYANIFMPYIWVALIAGFVLAMISIFKQAASPLLSPVYAACEGIVLGLISVSFNKSYPGIVINAVLLTTCALLCMLGAYKTGLLKATPMFRKVVIIATLSIAVVYLIDILLSAFGAGRFPYINDSGTGGIIISLVIVTIASFNLILDFDMIEKGARRGAPKYFEWYCAFSLMVTLVWLYLEMLRLLAKTRD; from the coding sequence ATGAGCAATCCTTTAATAAGTGAGAAAGTTTTTGAAAACGCCGAACGCGCGTCCGCAGGCATGACCGTTTCGGGAACTATAAATAAAAGTATTTTCCTGCTGATAATTCTTTTGGCGGGCGCATATTTTCCTTGGACATACGCAAATATTTTTATGCCTTACATTTGGGTGGCGCTTATTGCGGGTTTTGTTCTTGCAATGATTTCAATATTTAAACAAGCCGCGTCTCCGTTGCTGTCGCCTGTTTATGCGGCGTGCGAGGGAATAGTTTTAGGGCTTATATCAGTGTCATTTAATAAATCTTATCCCGGAATTGTAATAAACGCGGTTTTGCTTACGACGTGCGCGTTGTTGTGTATGCTTGGTGCATATAAAACAGGGCTTTTAAAAGCGACGCCTATGTTTAGAAAAGTTGTAATAATCGCAACGCTTTCAATTGCCGTCGTTTACCTTATAGATATACTGTTGAGCGCTTTCGGCGCGGGACGTTTTCCGTATATTAACGATTCCGGAACAGGCGGAATAATTATCAGTCTTGTTATAGTAACAATAGCGTCGTTTAACCTTATTTTAGATTTTGATATGATAGAGAAAGGAGCCCGCCGCGGCGCGCCGAAATATTTTGAATGGTATTGCGCTTTTTCTCTTATGGTAACGCTTGTTTGGCTTTACCTTGAAATGTTAAGACTGCTGGCAAAAACAAGAGATTAA
- a CDS encoding flavodoxin family protein, translating into MNIIGFVASPRKKGNTAWAVNAILEGAKEQGAKIQVFYFNDLDIKPCQSCYGCKKGNQGCIINDDMQKLYGALKSADALVFGSPIYMGQMSAQAKIFTDRLYAQFSPRFSPQFKEENAAKKLVLAFTQGNPDAGLFQTYIDYTKKMFQLLEFDVKDVAVITGTRSEPAQEKKDLQTAMKNIGSSLV; encoded by the coding sequence ATGAACATTATAGGGTTTGTTGCAAGTCCTCGCAAAAAAGGCAACACTGCGTGGGCAGTAAACGCAATACTTGAAGGCGCTAAAGAACAGGGCGCTAAAATTCAGGTTTTTTATTTTAATGATCTTGATATAAAGCCTTGCCAAAGCTGTTACGGCTGCAAGAAAGGCAATCAAGGGTGCATTATAAATGATGATATGCAAAAACTTTACGGCGCGCTAAAGTCCGCCGACGCTCTTGTTTTTGGCTCGCCAATTTATATGGGGCAAATGAGCGCTCAGGCAAAAATATTTACCGATAGACTGTATGCTCAATTTTCTCCGAGATTTTCTCCGCAATTTAAAGAAGAAAATGCCGCAAAAAAGCTGGTTCTTGCGTTTACACAAGGCAATCCTGATGCCGGTTTATTTCAAACATATATTGATTACACAAAAAAAATGTTTCAGCTGCTGGAGTTTGATGTAAAAGACGTGGCAGTAATTACAGGCACAAGAAGCGAACCGGCTCAAGAAAAAAAAGACTTGCAAACTGCAATGAAGAATATAGGCTCATCGTTGGTTTAA
- a CDS encoding exodeoxyribonuclease III, whose amino-acid sequence MKIISWNVNGIRAVHKKGFLDWFKKENADIVCIQETKADGEQFPKDLREIDGYNFYFSAGGRKGYSGTAVWSKIKPVAASASIENEKFDNEGRIVRLDFEDFVLFNIYFPNGGSGEERLQYKLDFYDYFIDFVKKIKKNIIICGDYNTAHFPIDLARPKQNEETSGFMPAERKKLDNLADAGFVDTFRYFHKEPDNYTWWDYKTAARERNVGWRIDYFFISKNFTSNLKSASIETAVKGSDHCPISIEIK is encoded by the coding sequence ATGAAAATAATATCGTGGAATGTCAACGGAATACGAGCCGTTCACAAAAAAGGTTTTTTGGATTGGTTTAAAAAAGAAAATGCGGACATTGTCTGTATTCAGGAAACAAAGGCGGACGGCGAGCAGTTTCCAAAAGATTTGCGTGAAATAGACGGGTATAATTTTTATTTTTCCGCCGGCGGGCGCAAGGGCTACAGCGGCACGGCAGTTTGGTCTAAAATAAAACCCGTTGCCGCAAGCGCATCAATAGAAAATGAAAAGTTTGATAACGAAGGCAGAATAGTAAGGTTAGATTTTGAGGACTTCGTCCTTTTCAATATTTACTTTCCTAACGGCGGTTCGGGCGAAGAAAGGCTGCAATATAAGTTAGATTTCTACGATTACTTTATAGATTTTGTCAAAAAAATAAAAAAGAATATAATTATCTGCGGCGACTACAACACAGCGCACTTTCCGATAGACCTTGCCAGACCAAAACAAAACGAAGAAACTTCCGGCTTTATGCCTGCTGAAAGAAAAAAATTAGACAATTTAGCCGACGCAGGTTTTGTAGATACGTTCAGATACTTTCACAAAGAACCGGATAACTACACCTGGTGGGATTATAAAACCGCCGCCCGTGAAAGAAACGTAGGCTGGAGAATAGATTATTTTTTCATTTCAAAAAACTTTACTTCAAACCTAAAATCCGCAAGCATAGAAACTGCCGTAAAAGGTTCCGATCACTGCCCGATATCAATTGAAATAAAATAG
- a CDS encoding competence/damage-inducible protein A, with amino-acid sequence MKIALISTGSELLTGKANTNAAFIGDRLFSLGLELSCVTDIADRKEELSRELKKAFEINSVVILTGGLGPTFDDITVETMAETFGLKIYQDKKVLEAIAERFAKLNITSPTKNNDRQANIIKGAKVLENRNGTAPGQMLHFEYLDGQKRLRKTLFLFPGPPKELQPMFEENAVPFFRSYASGIRKNFVISVFGLGESAVEEMIRPVINAVSFGEEKFVEFGILAHKSIVDVKFSVSGTDEMLVDETVSNIKSGFEEVLKDNIFSQDGETLASVCGKLLLHNKKTVAFAESCTGGLIAKKITDVSGSSEYFKSSCVTYSNESKIKMLGVKEETLNSFGAVSAETAVEMAAGVLKFSESDYAVSITGIAGPTGATKEKPVGLVYIGMASKKGTKVFKYNFFGTREDIRERSSNAALDLLRRELSQKEEPVKNKKAVGKK; translated from the coding sequence ATGAAAATCGCTCTTATTTCAACGGGCAGCGAACTTCTTACGGGCAAAGCCAACACCAACGCTGCCTTTATCGGCGACAGACTTTTTTCTTTAGGTCTTGAACTTTCCTGCGTTACCGATATTGCCGACAGAAAAGAAGAGCTTTCAAGAGAGCTGAAAAAAGCGTTTGAAATAAACAGCGTGGTAATACTTACCGGCGGGTTAGGCCCTACCTTTGACGATATAACCGTTGAAACCATGGCGGAAACTTTCGGGCTGAAAATTTATCAGGATAAAAAAGTTTTAGAAGCCATAGCCGAACGTTTTGCAAAGCTCAATATAACTTCTCCCACAAAAAATAACGACAGACAGGCAAACATAATAAAAGGCGCAAAAGTTTTAGAAAACCGCAACGGAACCGCTCCGGGGCAAATGCTGCATTTTGAATATTTAGACGGACAAAAACGCTTAAGAAAAACTTTGTTTTTATTTCCGGGACCGCCTAAAGAATTGCAGCCGATGTTTGAAGAAAACGCCGTGCCGTTTTTTAGAAGTTACGCTTCGGGAATTAGAAAAAATTTTGTAATAAGCGTATTTGGACTTGGCGAATCTGCGGTTGAAGAAATGATAAGACCTGTTATCAATGCCGTGTCTTTTGGCGAAGAAAAGTTTGTGGAGTTTGGAATTCTTGCGCATAAATCAATTGTAGATGTTAAATTTTCCGTTTCAGGAACGGATGAAATGCTTGTTGACGAAACGGTAAGCAATATTAAATCCGGTTTTGAAGAAGTTTTAAAAGATAATATTTTCAGTCAAGACGGCGAAACTTTGGCGTCGGTTTGCGGAAAACTTTTATTGCATAATAAAAAAACCGTAGCTTTTGCAGAATCTTGCACGGGCGGGCTTATTGCAAAAAAAATAACGGACGTTTCCGGAAGCAGCGAATATTTTAAAAGCTCTTGCGTAACGTATTCTAACGAGTCTAAAATAAAAATGCTCGGGGTAAAAGAAGAAACGCTTAATTCTTTCGGCGCGGTAAGCGCGGAGACTGCCGTTGAAATGGCGGCGGGCGTTTTAAAATTTTCAGAAAGCGATTATGCCGTTTCAATAACGGGCATTGCTGGTCCGACGGGCGCAACTAAGGAAAAGCCGGTAGGTTTAGTTTATATAGGCATGGCTTCAAAAAAAGGGACAAAAGTTTTTAAATATAATTTTTTTGGAACAAGGGAAGATATAAGGGAACGCTCATCTAACGCCGCGCTTGATCTTTTAAGAAGAGAACTGTCGCAAAAAGAAGAACCGGTAAAAAACAAAAAAGCGGTCGGCAAAAAATAA
- the pgeF gene encoding peptidoglycan editing factor PgeF, giving the protein MNKYFTSKPQGNMKDETSRNILLRFLNLSPENLVLAKQIHGNRVAAVNRADAGKFAESCDGLVTCDKSLILGIFTADCMPVLMSSKNGYVRAAVHAGWRGLADGIIENAVEIFKKDFNVLPEDIEVAVGPHIKQCCYEVNSDFEKIFNVALINNKFSLSQAAESKLKAVGVKDISVHCGCTFCGADNYFSYRKNKTEERQLSLVF; this is encoded by the coding sequence ATGAATAAATATTTTACTTCAAAACCGCAAGGGAATATGAAAGACGAAACGTCAAGGAATATTCTTTTGCGGTTTCTAAATTTAAGTCCTGAAAATTTAGTGCTTGCAAAGCAGATTCACGGAAACCGTGTTGCGGCGGTTAACCGCGCCGACGCCGGAAAATTTGCGGAAAGTTGCGACGGGCTTGTAACTTGCGACAAAAGCTTAATCCTTGGTATTTTTACCGCCGACTGCATGCCGGTTTTGATGTCTTCAAAAAACGGGTATGTCCGCGCCGCGGTGCACGCCGGCTGGAGAGGTTTGGCGGACGGTATTATAGAAAACGCAGTGGAAATTTTTAAGAAAGATTTTAATGTTTTGCCGGAAGACATAGAAGTTGCCGTAGGTCCGCATATAAAACAATGCTGTTACGAAGTGAATTCGGATTTTGAAAAAATATTTAACGTTGCTCTTATAAACAATAAATTTTCGCTTTCGCAAGCCGCTGAAAGCAAACTTAAAGCGGTTGGCGTAAAAGATATTTCCGTTCATTGCGGCTGTACTTTTTGCGGCGCGGACAATTATTTTTCATACAGAAAAAATAAAACCGAAGAAAGACAGCTGTCGCTTGTTTTTTAG
- a CDS encoding bis(5'-nucleosyl)-tetraphosphatase, with translation MLKEFSCGAVVYKVESGQPVFLLVFSKRNGNWGFPKGHIESGETEKSAAKREIFEETGISEIEFVGNFRAEDTYIISGALKETKDKPVEKHSVYFLAKALIETEKYDVNEISEVAWFNKADAKNKLSFENQKKMLELANEAIIKTEGI, from the coding sequence ATGTTAAAAGAATTTTCATGCGGCGCGGTAGTTTATAAAGTTGAATCCGGACAGCCCGTTTTTTTGCTGGTATTTTCCAAAAGAAACGGCAACTGGGGATTTCCTAAAGGGCATATTGAATCCGGCGAAACTGAAAAATCCGCCGCAAAACGGGAAATTTTTGAAGAAACGGGAATATCGGAAATAGAATTTGTAGGAAATTTCAGAGCGGAAGACACCTATATTATAAGCGGTGCGTTGAAAGAAACAAAAGACAAGCCCGTAGAAAAACATTCGGTTTATTTTTTAGCAAAAGCTTTAATCGAAACGGAAAAATACGACGTAAATGAAATTTCCGAAGTTGCGTGGTTTAACAAGGCTGACGCAAAAAATAAATTATCATTTGAAAATCAAAAAAAAATGCTTGAGCTTGCAAACGAAGCAATTATAAAAACGGAGGGCATATGA
- a CDS encoding WavE lipopolysaccharide synthesis family protein, translated as MIKFSSSDEDSFITIDKKPRTHEKYRADGDFFIKKRSLAIVMQGSILHENDFTLETVKIYKETFAECPIIVSTWQTEPQEAIWALENAGAIVLKNAPPEVKCFDNTNYQIKSTQAGLKKAKDIGVKYVIKTRTDQRMYETNLPEYFMDLQETFPLDTDIKTQQKRLIAISLNTFKYRLYDISDMFLFGTIDDVLNFWSCDYERRTVFPPFETILDYCKSCPCEIGFTISYLERIGYNPTFTLKDSWESYAKYFCVIDASSVGLYWPKYTNETYRWRNFFGNNRLLEELTFKEWLSLYNHTKKYIPEHILKMPYNQPYKEKPSILQRTACLGIFTLQKLNTSVFNCISFQKNRIDYCLEVKNNPEFRVDIDSLEKYAKKEWTLSLLFRTQQKDIFGVKNANILLMDSFSELTDKLFINKKTGKRFCAHFSDINTDTDFNELYNCLGMLSLEEMEKAYDSFFSQIVKSYGNIPIIYLHFPTDFETREEFILRARKIKETIAKLSEKYSNILSINVDFLERAPEDDFPYHFSEKTYNYIARKLASTKLFELPCIVMPKSLKNRFRYKIWSYLKKKKKCGFISKRIWKALDTKLRKKGLTK; from the coding sequence ATGATTAAATTTAGTTCCTCTGATGAAGATTCTTTTATAACTATAGACAAGAAACCTCGTACCCACGAAAAATACAGGGCTGACGGTGATTTTTTTATTAAAAAACGTTCTTTGGCTATTGTCATGCAAGGAAGTATTTTGCATGAAAATGACTTTACTTTAGAAACGGTTAAAATATATAAAGAAACCTTTGCAGAGTGTCCAATTATAGTTTCTACATGGCAAACAGAGCCGCAAGAAGCTATTTGGGCATTGGAAAATGCAGGCGCTATAGTGCTAAAAAATGCGCCGCCGGAAGTAAAATGTTTTGACAATACAAATTATCAAATTAAATCTACTCAAGCAGGCTTGAAAAAAGCAAAGGATATCGGCGTTAAATACGTTATTAAGACAAGAACAGATCAGCGTATGTATGAAACAAACCTTCCCGAATATTTTATGGATTTACAGGAAACCTTCCCGTTAGATACAGATATAAAAACACAACAGAAAAGATTGATTGCCATATCATTAAATACATTTAAGTATCGTTTATATGACATATCAGATATGTTTTTATTTGGTACTATAGACGATGTTTTAAATTTTTGGAGTTGTGATTATGAGCGCAGAACAGTTTTTCCTCCGTTTGAAACGATTTTAGATTATTGCAAAAGTTGTCCTTGCGAAATAGGGTTTACTATAAGTTACTTGGAGCGTATAGGTTATAATCCTACATTTACGCTAAAAGATAGTTGGGAATCTTATGCAAAGTACTTTTGTGTTATTGATGCCTCTTCTGTCGGATTATATTGGCCGAAATATACAAATGAGACCTATCGTTGGCGTAATTTTTTTGGAAACAATCGTTTATTAGAAGAGCTTACATTTAAAGAATGGCTTTCCCTTTACAACCATACTAAGAAGTATATTCCTGAACACATATTAAAAATGCCATATAATCAACCCTATAAAGAAAAACCTTCTATATTACAAAGAACTGCCTGTTTAGGCATTTTTACTTTACAAAAATTAAACACATCAGTTTTTAATTGTATCTCATTTCAAAAAAATCGCATTGATTATTGTTTAGAAGTAAAGAATAATCCTGAATTTAGAGTTGATATAGATTCTCTGGAAAAATACGCTAAGAAGGAATGGACGTTATCATTATTATTTCGGACACAACAAAAAGATATTTTTGGAGTTAAGAATGCAAATATTTTGTTAATGGATTCTTTTTCTGAATTAACCGATAAGCTCTTTATAAATAAAAAAACAGGGAAAAGATTTTGTGCTCATTTTAGTGATATTAACACCGATACGGATTTTAATGAGCTGTATAATTGTTTAGGAATGTTATCTTTAGAAGAAATGGAAAAGGCTTATGATAGCTTCTTTTCTCAAATTGTAAAATCTTATGGCAATATTCCAATAATTTATCTTCACTTTCCAACAGATTTTGAAACAAGAGAGGAGTTTATCTTGCGTGCCCGTAAAATAAAAGAGACTATTGCTAAACTGTCCGAAAAATATAGTAATATTCTTTCTATAAACGTTGATTTTTTAGAAAGAGCGCCGGAAGATGATTTTCCATATCATTTTTCTGAGAAAACATATAATTATATAGCGCGCAAACTGGCGAGCACCAAATTATTTGAACTACCTTGTATTGTTATGCCAAAAAGTTTAAAAAATAGATTTCGATATAAAATTTGGAGTTATTTAAAAAAGAAGAAAAAATGTGGTTTTATTTCTAAACGAATATGGAAAGCATTAGATACAAAACTTAGGAAGAAAGGACTTACAAAGTGA
- the ftsZ gene encoding cell division protein FtsZ, which produces MKIILPSEHNSNGQPAVIKVIGVGGGGSNAVNRMVDAGVGGVDFIAINTDAQVLMRSKAPTKVQIGEKMTKGLGVGGNPALGKKAAEENTEYIREIVKGADMVIVTAGMGGGTGTGAAPIVAQIAKEEGILTVGVVTTPFDHEAEIRITQAKEGVDNIKEQTDALIVIPNERVFTSNLVKEDTPMYLMFQFIDDVLRKCIQAITDIITIPGEINMDFADVRTVIANAGSMLVGIGESNGDDYENAINGAISDPLLDNYNILEAEKAIINITSNSNYSARKAKEIFNAIKEKFNMKGHIYSGQTYDNRLDGKIKITVIAAGFKHAAVQKRGLGQASLFDDSQPAAQPASSSQPDWSKPAYLHWKNRKLG; this is translated from the coding sequence ATGAAAATAATACTTCCTTCCGAACATAATTCTAACGGCCAGCCCGCCGTAATAAAAGTGATAGGCGTGGGCGGCGGCGGATCTAACGCCGTCAACAGAATGGTTGACGCCGGCGTGGGCGGCGTGGATTTTATAGCCATAAATACCGATGCGCAGGTGCTTATGCGTTCTAAAGCTCCGACGAAAGTTCAAATCGGCGAGAAGATGACAAAGGGACTTGGCGTGGGCGGAAATCCGGCGCTTGGCAAAAAAGCTGCGGAAGAAAATACGGAATATATACGGGAAATTGTTAAAGGCGCCGATATGGTTATTGTTACCGCGGGAATGGGCGGCGGAACAGGAACCGGCGCAGCGCCGATTGTAGCGCAAATTGCAAAAGAAGAAGGAATATTAACCGTCGGCGTTGTTACCACCCCTTTTGATCACGAAGCGGAAATAAGAATAACTCAGGCAAAAGAAGGCGTTGATAATATAAAAGAGCAGACGGACGCTTTAATTGTTATACCCAATGAAAGAGTGTTTACAAGCAACTTGGTAAAAGAAGATACTCCTATGTATCTTATGTTTCAATTTATAGACGATGTTTTAAGAAAATGTATTCAGGCTATTACCGATATAATAACTATTCCCGGCGAAATAAATATGGACTTTGCGGACGTGAGAACCGTTATTGCAAATGCCGGAAGCATGCTTGTGGGGATAGGCGAAAGTAACGGCGACGACTACGAAAACGCAATTAACGGCGCAATTTCCGACCCGCTGCTTGATAATTACAATATTTTGGAAGCTGAGAAAGCGATAATAAATATTACGTCAAACTCTAATTATTCTGCGCGTAAAGCGAAAGAAATTTTTAACGCCATTAAAGAAAAGTTTAACATGAAAGGCCACATTTACAGCGGACAAACATACGATAATAGGCTTGACGGAAAAATTAAAATAACGGTAATAGCGGCCGGTTTCAAACATGCCGCCGTGCAAAAAAGAGGGCTTGGACAGGCGAGTTTGTTTGACGATTCTCAACCTGCCGCACAGCCTGCGTCTTCTTCGCAGCCTGATTGGTCAAAACCGGCGTATCTTCATTGGAAAAACAGAAAGTTAGGTTAA
- a CDS encoding DUF481 domain-containing protein — translation MRKLIIGILLFTAATAARAQSSATWKTSGIFTWGYNQTDVSRNWTGKETFVRSWQLGLTLTAERISEKTNWTTSFQEKYGESQAAGIHSILTDMIEFNTVWSYKFYEYLQPYASFYLLTQNDVFWDPITYMESAGLSFTVFDNKLHTLKTRAGAAARQVDNSLMGNQRETGAEAVANYTLQYLKVLKFTSEARVFETFAHGENLQWQNRLFLKTGPWFTTELGYIVYFDNSRIPAHSWPNDVETMFYASLGLSFNLF, via the coding sequence ATGAGAAAACTTATCATTGGAATTTTACTTTTTACCGCAGCCACGGCAGCGCGCGCGCAAAGCAGCGCAACTTGGAAAACGTCCGGAATTTTTACGTGGGGCTATAATCAAACCGACGTAAGCCGTAATTGGACAGGCAAAGAAACTTTTGTAAGGTCGTGGCAGCTGGGTCTTACCCTTACGGCTGAAAGAATAAGCGAAAAAACTAATTGGACTACATCGTTTCAGGAAAAATACGGAGAAAGCCAAGCGGCGGGAATTCACTCTATACTTACGGACATGATTGAGTTTAACACCGTGTGGAGTTATAAATTTTATGAGTATTTGCAGCCATACGCTTCTTTTTACCTTCTAACGCAGAACGATGTTTTTTGGGATCCGATAACATACATGGAATCGGCAGGTTTAAGTTTTACTGTTTTTGATAATAAGCTTCACACATTAAAAACGCGCGCCGGAGCGGCAGCGCGTCAGGTTGATAATTCATTGATGGGTAATCAAAGAGAAACGGGCGCGGAAGCGGTTGCTAATTACACTTTGCAGTATTTGAAAGTTTTAAAATTTACGTCTGAAGCAAGAGTGTTTGAAACTTTTGCGCACGGCGAAAATTTGCAGTGGCAAAACCGTTTGTTTTTAAAAACCGGTCCGTGGTTTACTACGGAGCTTGGCTATATAGTTTATTTTGATAATTCAAGAATTCCAGCGCACAGCTGGCCAAACGATGTTGAAACCATGTTTTACGCGTCGCTCGGGTTGTCATTTAATTTGTTTTAA
- a CDS encoding DUF3467 domain-containing protein: MEEKKHAEIKIEIDEETSNGVYSNLAMISHSETEFILDFLFFQPQQNSKTKVRTRIITSPAHIKSLIAALQENTAKYEAKYGVIKESAARAGNSKPEYIN, from the coding sequence ATGGAAGAGAAAAAACATGCCGAGATAAAAATAGAAATAGATGAAGAAACTTCAAACGGGGTATATTCTAACCTTGCCATGATAAGTCATTCCGAAACAGAGTTCATACTTGATTTTTTATTTTTCCAGCCGCAACAGAATTCAAAAACAAAAGTCAGAACAAGAATTATCACTTCTCCGGCGCACATTAAAAGCCTTATAGCCGCGCTTCAAGAAAACACGGCAAAATACGAAGCTAAATACGGCGTTATAAAAGAATCTGCGGCGCGTGCAGGCAATTCCAAACCGGAATATATTAATTAA
- the thrC gene encoding threonine synthase, producing the protein MAAYKGLIEKYRNILPVTEKTPVISLNEGNTPLIAAKNLVKKLGFKGEIYFKFEGMNPTGSFKDRGMTLAVSKAVEEGSKAVICASTGNTSASAAAYSARAGIKCVVLIPEGKIALGKLSQAVMHGAEVLAVDGNFDEALNLVKELSNKYPLTLVNSINPFRIEGQKTAAYEICEALGRTPDYQFMPVGNAGNITAYWKGYKECYTSDSDRYPLPKMMGFQAAGSAPIVDGHPITKPETIATAIRIGNPASWKSAEEARDESGGVIDKVTDEEILEAYKLIAACEGVFCEPASASSLAGLIKYIKQGYFKNIKKVKVVCILTGHGLKDPDTAVSNAVSPKKVKADIKEIIAAINL; encoded by the coding sequence ATGGCAGCATATAAAGGCTTGATTGAAAAATACAGAAATATTTTGCCGGTTACTGAAAAAACTCCGGTAATATCTCTTAACGAAGGCAATACTCCGCTTATTGCCGCAAAAAATCTTGTAAAAAAACTAGGCTTTAAAGGCGAGATATATTTTAAATTTGAAGGCATGAATCCGACGGGTTCTTTTAAAGACAGAGGCATGACGCTTGCCGTTTCAAAAGCCGTTGAAGAAGGCAGCAAAGCCGTTATTTGCGCGTCCACGGGAAACACTTCGGCGTCGGCCGCCGCATATTCGGCAAGAGCCGGCATCAAATGTGTGGTTCTAATCCCCGAAGGTAAAATTGCTTTGGGAAAACTTTCGCAGGCTGTTATGCACGGCGCGGAAGTTTTGGCTGTGGACGGAAATTTTGACGAAGCGTTAAATCTTGTAAAAGAGTTAAGCAACAAATACCCTCTTACTTTGGTAAATTCAATAAATCCTTTCAGAATAGAAGGGCAGAAAACAGCGGCTTATGAAATATGCGAAGCGCTTGGCCGCACTCCGGATTATCAGTTTATGCCCGTGGGAAATGCGGGAAATATTACGGCTTACTGGAAAGGTTATAAAGAATGCTACACGTCGGATTCCGACAGATATCCTCTTCCTAAAATGATGGGTTTTCAGGCTGCAGGGTCTGCCCCTATAGTTGACGGACACCCTATAACAAAACCGGAAACAATCGCTACGGCTATAAGAATAGGAAATCCTGCGTCGTGGAAAAGCGCGGAAGAAGCCAGAGACGAGTCCGGCGGCGTTATAGACAAAGTTACCGATGAAGAAATTTTAGAAGCTTATAAATTGATTGCGGCTTGCGAAGGCGTTTTCTGCGAACCTGCGTCGGCGTCATCGCTTGCCGGACTTATAAAATATATTAAACAGGGATATTTCAAAAATATTAAAAAAGTAAAAGTTGTTTGTATTCTTACCGGCCACGGTTTGAAAGATCCCGACACAGCGGTTTCAAATGCTGTTAGTCCAAAAAAAGTTAAAGCCGACATAAAAGAAATAATTGCCGCTATAAATTTATAA
- the yihA gene encoding ribosome biogenesis GTP-binding protein YihA/YsxC — MVLEKTEFFRAVTDVKTLPQSVAEVIFSGRSNVGKSSVINALCGRKNLARTSKTPGRTRSVNVYSVVMRKWIIDLPGYGFARVSPAEKELWKQMIEECIIERESKKTVYIIIDALVGPTELDLNMADWLKDYNVDYKIVANKCDKISQPDLNEIIKKTAEIFEVGQNFVFAVSAKKNTGIDKFRADIVKFLK, encoded by the coding sequence ATGGTGTTAGAAAAAACAGAATTTTTTAGAGCCGTAACCGACGTGAAAACTTTACCGCAAAGCGTTGCGGAAGTAATTTTTTCAGGGCGTTCTAACGTTGGCAAAAGCAGCGTAATTAACGCTTTGTGCGGCAGAAAAAATTTAGCGCGCACCTCTAAAACTCCGGGAAGAACAAGAAGCGTAAACGTTTACAGCGTTGTAATGAGAAAGTGGATTATAGATTTACCCGGATACGGTTTTGCAAGGGTCAGCCCTGCGGAAAAAGAACTTTGGAAGCAAATGATTGAAGAATGCATTATAGAAAGAGAAAGCAAAAAAACGGTATATATAATTATAGACGCGCTTGTAGGGCCTACGGAATTAGATTTAAATATGGCGGATTGGCTTAAAGACTATAATGTTGATTATAAAATAGTTGCAAATAAATGCGATAAAATTTCTCAGCCTGATTTAAACGAAATAATAAAAAAAACAGCGGAAATTTTTGAAGTCGGGCAAAATTTTGTTTTTGCCGTAAGCGCAAAAAAAAATACCGGCATTGATAAGTTCCGCGCGGACATAGTTAAATTTTTAAAGTAG